One Streptomyces sp. NBC_00536 genomic window carries:
- a CDS encoding class I adenylate-forming enzyme family protein, whose amino-acid sequence MPGNPPPPYESYVDALLDTLARAPGRSALTTADRTLTAGDLHDGVRGAATLMAAHGVTRASTVALLTGNHPEALIARYAANLLGARVVHLGHGTAPAAQAEILESTDPALLLVDPGARTAAGAARSRVPAVLTLAPGLFTDSPPAVRTPPGAARVGAARADDDWCLRFTGGTTGTPKLVRMAHGPYRRILAAHAAHLPSGPSVRFLACTSLAHMAGIIADATLLAGGSVLLHPAFDPADVLAAVERHRITDLWLLPPLLHELLDHPHLATTDVSSLRRLFYGGAPTSAARMRRAAEVFGPVLHGSYGQTEAGPITEVLPHEHAVTAPDGRITLGRPLPGVDIEIRNTAGTAQPPGDTGEIHVRTPLMMSGYWRRPDLTAAVLRDGWLATGDLGFLDADHHLHLVDRLKDIVIVVGGHVYPAEVEQLLLTHPAVAHCAAFGTRGAHDTEELHVAVVPAPGHTPRPDRLAEFVTARMGALYEPSRVHLVDRLPLTEAGKPDKNRLRATLRSAVRGKVAPVEAPVRADRGAVSR is encoded by the coding sequence ATGCCCGGGAACCCGCCGCCCCCGTACGAGAGTTACGTGGACGCCCTGCTCGACACCCTCGCGCGCGCACCCGGACGTTCCGCGCTCACCACGGCGGACCGCACCCTCACCGCCGGGGATCTGCACGACGGCGTCCGCGGGGCGGCCACGCTGATGGCGGCCCACGGCGTCACCCGCGCGAGCACCGTCGCACTCCTCACGGGCAACCACCCCGAAGCGCTCATCGCCCGGTACGCCGCGAACCTTCTCGGCGCCAGGGTCGTGCACCTCGGCCACGGCACGGCCCCCGCGGCACAGGCCGAGATCCTGGAGAGCACCGACCCCGCCCTGCTCCTCGTCGACCCCGGCGCCCGAACGGCGGCCGGGGCCGCCAGGAGCCGTGTGCCCGCCGTACTGACCCTGGCCCCCGGCCTGTTCACCGACAGCCCGCCCGCCGTACGCACACCCCCCGGCGCCGCCCGCGTCGGCGCCGCCCGCGCCGACGACGACTGGTGCCTCCGGTTCACCGGCGGCACCACCGGGACACCCAAACTCGTCCGGATGGCACACGGCCCCTACCGGCGGATCCTGGCCGCCCACGCCGCCCACCTCCCGTCCGGTCCCTCCGTACGGTTCCTCGCCTGCACCTCCCTCGCGCACATGGCCGGCATCATCGCCGACGCGACGCTCCTCGCCGGGGGCTCCGTCCTCCTGCATCCCGCCTTCGACCCGGCTGACGTCCTCGCGGCCGTCGAGCGGCACCGCATCACCGACCTCTGGCTCCTGCCTCCCCTGCTGCACGAGCTGCTGGACCACCCGCACCTCGCCACCACCGACGTCTCCAGCCTCCGCCGCCTCTTCTACGGCGGCGCCCCCACGTCCGCCGCGCGCATGCGCCGGGCCGCCGAGGTCTTCGGCCCGGTGCTGCACGGCTCGTACGGCCAGACCGAGGCGGGCCCGATCACCGAAGTCCTGCCGCACGAACACGCGGTGACCGCGCCCGACGGCCGGATCACGCTCGGCCGCCCGCTGCCCGGAGTCGACATCGAGATCCGGAACACGGCAGGCACCGCCCAGCCCCCCGGTGACACCGGCGAGATCCACGTCCGCACCCCCCTGATGATGAGCGGCTACTGGCGCCGGCCCGACCTCACCGCCGCGGTGCTGCGCGACGGCTGGCTCGCCACCGGGGACCTGGGATTCCTCGACGCCGATCACCACTTGCACCTGGTCGACCGGCTGAAGGACATCGTCATCGTGGTCGGCGGCCACGTGTACCCCGCCGAGGTGGAGCAGCTCCTGCTCACCCACCCCGCCGTCGCGCACTGCGCGGCCTTCGGGACGCGCGGCGCGCACGACACGGAGGAACTCCATGTCGCCGTCGTCCCCGCCCCGGGTCACACCCCGCGGCCGGACCGGCTCGCGGAGTTCGTCACGGCCCGCATGGGCGCACTGTACGAGCCGAGCCGCGTCCACCTCGTGGACCGCCTGCCGCTCACCGAGGCGGGCAAACCGGACAAGAACCGGCTGCGCGCCACCCTACGCTCCGCCGTCCGGGGGAAGGTTGCGCCGGTAGAAGCTCCGGTACGCGCGGACCGAGGGGCCGTCAGCCGCTGA
- a CDS encoding Rieske 2Fe-2S domain-containing protein has protein sequence MRPYEREIHHLLPPGADPEPVTAPTGWYFARFSRDLRRGQVVPVTYMSYEYALFRTDSGQVGMVESQCCHMGAHLARGGYVREESLTCGFHAWEFDVTGRCVKIPGGCRIPSRAVQRSLTVVEHSGCLWFWHGPGPARPFTELDHAQDRRRYLHVSGEVHVCRSDLLTVSEHVTDVAHWPCAHGAPGPMAYVPLRDEGRHFSFMIQPVDANVTRVQRFRPYARVTMASPTLALVTAQSQPQEDPRPPLLTVIAAVSPVGPGLTVAMWAVVVRKLGPDWLLWPVNRLWAAFLRRLVRRNAASDVDVLRWRRPVAKDLWSAADGPSVRAYRSFYRRNLPPDGGA, from the coding sequence GTGCGACCTTACGAACGGGAAATCCACCACCTTCTGCCCCCGGGCGCCGATCCCGAGCCGGTCACCGCTCCCACCGGCTGGTACTTCGCCCGCTTCAGCAGGGACCTGCGGCGCGGACAGGTGGTGCCGGTCACCTACATGTCGTACGAGTACGCGCTGTTCAGGACGGACAGCGGACAGGTCGGCATGGTCGAGAGCCAGTGCTGTCACATGGGGGCGCATCTGGCCCGGGGCGGATACGTCCGCGAGGAGAGCCTGACCTGCGGCTTCCACGCCTGGGAGTTCGACGTCACCGGCCGCTGCGTGAAGATCCCCGGCGGCTGCCGCATCCCGTCGCGTGCCGTGCAGCGCAGCCTGACCGTGGTGGAGCACAGCGGGTGCCTCTGGTTCTGGCACGGGCCCGGCCCCGCGCGGCCCTTCACCGAACTCGACCACGCGCAGGACCGCCGGCGCTACCTGCACGTGTCCGGTGAGGTGCACGTGTGCCGCTCAGACCTGCTCACCGTCAGCGAACACGTCACCGACGTCGCGCACTGGCCCTGCGCACACGGTGCGCCGGGGCCGATGGCGTACGTTCCCCTGCGGGACGAGGGCCGCCACTTCTCCTTCATGATCCAGCCCGTCGACGCGAACGTCACCCGGGTCCAGCGCTTCCGCCCCTACGCCCGGGTCACGATGGCGAGCCCGACACTGGCCCTGGTCACCGCCCAGTCACAGCCGCAGGAGGACCCCCGGCCACCGCTGCTGACCGTGATCGCCGCCGTGAGTCCGGTGGGGCCCGGCCTGACGGTCGCGATGTGGGCCGTCGTCGTACGCAAGCTCGGACCGGACTGGCTGCTGTGGCCGGTCAACCGGCTGTGGGCGGCGTTCCTGCGGCGCCTGGTGCGCCGCAATGCCGCATCGGATGTGGATGTCCTGCGGTGGAGGCGGCCTGTGGCCAAGGATCTGTGGTCAGCGGCTGACGGCCCCTCGGTCCGCGCGTACCGGAGCTTCTACCGGCGCAACCTTCCCCCGGACGGCGGAGCGTAG
- a CDS encoding flavin-containing monooxygenase — MIPAQAARPGQHVRVVVVGAGFSGIGAAIRLRRAGFRDVLVLEKAPQLGGTWRENTYPGCACDVPSTLYSYSFTPGAAWSRVFAGQEEIHAYLRTTAAEHGLCDAVRCGVHVREARWDPAAGRWLLETSDGPYSAEVLVLATGPWHVPRRLDVPGLEDFTGPVMHTAQWDHGVDLTGRRVTVVGAGASAVQVVPAIAARAAAVHLFQRTAPWVLPKPDLPVPAALNWGLDRLPGARSALRAGQYTLQEGFGFAFRHPRVARLVEAGARAHLRLAVRDRVLRRALTPDYRLGCKRLLTSSTFYPALAQPHVRLHPTAVTAVRGNEVVGADGTVARTDVLITATGFGVGELPLARSLYGAKGTTLHEAWDGAPQAYLGTTVSGFPNLFLLLGPNLLGGSTSAITVLEAQLTYLTAALAHLDHGRHRALEVRPEAQAAHNTAVQEALRTTVYNSGGCSSYYFSPGGRNTFAWPWSTGRLVRRLGRFDPGSYAWYGKDGSLPAPLPAPLPAQARPQHDDDRTVPAKGTRP, encoded by the coding sequence GTGATTCCGGCGCAGGCCGCGCGGCCCGGACAGCACGTGCGCGTCGTGGTCGTCGGAGCGGGGTTCTCCGGTATCGGCGCTGCCATCCGGCTGCGCCGGGCGGGGTTCCGCGATGTCCTCGTTCTGGAGAAGGCGCCGCAACTCGGCGGCACCTGGCGGGAGAACACGTATCCGGGCTGCGCCTGTGATGTGCCCTCGACGCTCTACAGCTACTCCTTCACCCCGGGTGCCGCCTGGAGCAGGGTCTTCGCCGGACAGGAGGAGATCCATGCGTATCTGCGGACCACGGCCGCGGAGCACGGGCTCTGCGATGCCGTGCGCTGCGGAGTGCACGTACGGGAAGCCCGGTGGGATCCGGCGGCCGGGCGCTGGCTGCTGGAGACCAGCGACGGGCCCTACAGCGCCGAGGTACTGGTCCTGGCCACCGGGCCGTGGCACGTTCCGCGCCGCCTCGACGTTCCCGGGCTGGAGGACTTCACCGGGCCCGTGATGCACACCGCCCAGTGGGACCACGGCGTCGACCTGACCGGGCGGCGCGTGACCGTGGTGGGGGCCGGCGCCTCCGCCGTCCAGGTCGTGCCGGCCATCGCGGCCCGGGCGGCGGCCGTGCACCTCTTCCAGCGGACCGCCCCGTGGGTGCTGCCCAAGCCCGACCTGCCGGTGCCGGCGGCGCTCAACTGGGGCCTGGACCGGTTGCCCGGTGCCCGCAGTGCCTTGCGCGCCGGGCAGTACACGCTGCAGGAGGGCTTCGGATTCGCCTTCCGCCACCCTCGGGTCGCCCGCCTCGTCGAGGCCGGTGCCCGTGCGCACCTGCGGCTCGCGGTCCGGGACCGGGTCCTGCGCCGGGCGCTCACGCCGGACTACCGGCTGGGCTGCAAGCGCCTCCTCACCTCCAGCACCTTCTACCCCGCGCTGGCCCAGCCGCATGTCCGCCTGCACCCCACCGCCGTGACCGCCGTACGCGGGAACGAGGTCGTCGGCGCGGACGGCACCGTGGCGCGCACCGACGTCCTCATCACGGCCACGGGCTTCGGCGTCGGCGAGCTGCCGCTGGCCCGCAGCCTGTACGGCGCGAAGGGCACGACCCTGCACGAGGCCTGGGACGGCGCACCGCAGGCGTACCTGGGCACCACCGTCAGCGGCTTCCCCAACCTCTTCCTCCTCCTCGGGCCCAATCTGCTCGGCGGCTCCACCTCCGCGATCACTGTCCTGGAAGCCCAGCTGACGTACCTCACCGCCGCCCTGGCCCACCTCGACCACGGCCGCCACCGCGCCCTGGAGGTCCGGCCGGAGGCGCAGGCCGCGCACAACACGGCGGTGCAGGAGGCGTTGCGGACCACGGTGTACAACTCCGGTGGCTGCAGCAGCTATTACTTCAGCCCCGGCGGGCGGAACACCTTCGCCTGGCCGTGGTCCACCGGGCGGCTGGTGCGCCGGCTCGGCCGCTTCGACCCCGGTTCCTACGCCTGGTACGGGAAGGACGGATCCCTGCCCGCTCCCTTGCCCGCCCCCTTGCCCGCTCAGGCGAGGCCGCAGCACGACGACGACCGCACGGTGCCCGCGAAGGGAACACGGCCATGA
- a CDS encoding glycosyltransferase family 2 protein, protein MSGPRRHTLTVGVVILTMGDRERELQALLDSVAAQEGAPATVVVLGQGVRLPDLPDGVAAVELPENLGIPGGRNAGVRWLREHGGADVVLVLDDDGLLPGTDALRLLREAFTANPRLGIVGFRIADEEGRSQRRHVPRLGGADPLLSGPVTTFLGGAHAIRMRVIDEVGEFPAPFFYAHEETDFAWRALDADWQIDYRADLVLRHPRTPASRHAVYYRNTARNRVWLAKRHLPAVLIPVYLATWAAYTLAQRPPAAGLRAWWAGFFEGVRVACPPRRPMRWRTVWRMTRLGRPPVI, encoded by the coding sequence ATGAGCGGCCCCCGTAGGCACACGCTCACGGTCGGCGTCGTCATCCTCACGATGGGGGACAGGGAGAGGGAACTCCAGGCCCTCCTCGATTCGGTGGCGGCCCAGGAGGGCGCCCCCGCGACGGTCGTCGTGCTCGGCCAGGGGGTCCGGCTCCCCGACCTCCCCGACGGAGTCGCGGCCGTCGAGCTGCCCGAGAACCTGGGCATCCCCGGAGGCAGGAACGCCGGGGTGCGGTGGCTGCGCGAACACGGCGGCGCCGACGTCGTCCTGGTCCTGGACGACGACGGCCTGCTGCCAGGAACCGACGCGCTGCGGCTCCTCCGGGAGGCCTTCACCGCGAACCCCCGGCTCGGGATCGTGGGCTTCCGCATCGCCGACGAGGAAGGCCGCTCCCAGCGCAGGCACGTACCCCGCCTCGGCGGCGCCGACCCCCTGCTCTCCGGCCCGGTCACCACCTTCCTCGGCGGCGCCCACGCGATCCGGATGCGCGTGATCGACGAGGTCGGCGAGTTCCCCGCACCGTTCTTCTACGCCCACGAGGAAACCGACTTCGCCTGGCGCGCGCTCGACGCCGACTGGCAGATCGACTACCGGGCGGACCTCGTACTGCGACACCCCCGCACCCCGGCATCCCGCCACGCCGTCTACTACCGCAACACCGCGCGCAACCGCGTCTGGCTCGCGAAGCGACACCTGCCCGCCGTCCTGATCCCGGTGTACCTCGCCACGTGGGCGGCCTACACCCTGGCACAGCGTCCCCCGGCGGCCGGGCTGAGGGCATGGTGGGCCGGATTCTTCGAGGGCGTACGGGTCGCGTGCCCGCCCCGGCGTCCCATGCGGTGGCGAACCGTGTGGCGCATGACCCGACTGGGTCGACCGCCAGTGATCTGA
- a CDS encoding tetratricopeptide repeat protein, whose amino-acid sequence MTERRDPNTALADVIAEAGCTYEALARAIRTVAAEAGEELHTSRSAVHSWVAGGTPSGRTRSYIAEALTRRVKRKVTLSEIGLGCAGIGEALGADPLASATDLGRFVMLRRRNFLNAAFATAAVGLPLAYDHEAVAATLRAAERGGSVGAGEVATVRQLTETFRSADDRLGGGHGLTTVTAYLTDTVIPILEGRFASESLRRSAFGAAATLACLVGWKHHDLGREGAAQRYYLLGFQLACESDPDGHGAWMMRALTHQALDLGHPASCVGLAEEALRRASGKVDRQTEALLLVTCARAYGACGEGPKAAAALLSAEDAMLAGHDQVPPYAAASGPVVATVASHTGKTLTEMKDHRAAEKHYRAALRGRVPGTYQRVHGLTLVNLGKSVAAQHRHEEAVALWNRSLDFMDGVVSDRSRKEIRSIRSTAAGYGKRGIPGARALDQRANELLRAQA is encoded by the coding sequence TTGACGGAACGGCGGGATCCGAACACCGCGCTGGCGGACGTCATCGCCGAGGCCGGGTGCACGTACGAGGCCCTGGCCAGGGCGATCCGTACCGTCGCCGCCGAGGCCGGAGAGGAACTCCACACCTCCCGCTCGGCCGTGCACTCCTGGGTCGCGGGCGGAACACCGAGCGGTCGGACGCGCTCGTACATCGCCGAAGCGCTCACCAGAAGGGTGAAGCGGAAGGTCACGCTCTCCGAGATCGGTCTAGGCTGCGCGGGCATCGGCGAGGCCCTGGGGGCCGATCCGTTGGCCAGTGCCACCGACCTCGGGAGATTCGTGATGCTCCGTCGCAGGAACTTCCTCAACGCCGCCTTCGCGACGGCCGCCGTCGGTCTGCCCCTCGCCTACGACCACGAAGCCGTCGCCGCCACCCTCCGGGCGGCCGAGCGCGGCGGCAGCGTCGGCGCGGGCGAGGTCGCCACTGTCCGGCAGCTCACCGAAACATTCCGAAGCGCGGACGACCGACTGGGCGGCGGCCACGGGCTGACGACGGTGACCGCCTACCTCACGGACACGGTAATCCCCATACTGGAGGGGCGGTTCGCGTCCGAGTCATTGCGCCGAAGCGCTTTCGGGGCGGCGGCCACGCTGGCGTGCCTGGTCGGCTGGAAGCACCACGACCTCGGCCGTGAAGGTGCCGCGCAGCGCTACTACCTGCTCGGCTTCCAGCTGGCCTGCGAGTCCGACCCGGATGGGCACGGCGCATGGATGATGCGGGCGCTGACCCACCAGGCACTCGACCTCGGCCACCCCGCCTCGTGCGTCGGTCTGGCGGAGGAAGCACTACGCCGCGCGTCGGGCAAGGTCGACCGGCAGACCGAGGCACTCCTGCTGGTCACGTGCGCCCGGGCGTACGGGGCCTGCGGCGAGGGGCCGAAGGCGGCAGCCGCCCTGCTGTCGGCCGAAGACGCGATGCTGGCCGGTCACGATCAAGTGCCCCCGTACGCCGCCGCCTCGGGACCGGTCGTGGCCACCGTCGCTTCGCACACCGGCAAGACCCTGACCGAGATGAAGGACCACCGGGCCGCTGAGAAGCACTACCGCGCGGCGCTCAGGGGCCGGGTGCCGGGCACCTACCAACGGGTGCACGGCCTCACGTTGGTCAACCTCGGCAAGTCGGTTGCCGCCCAGCACCGGCACGAGGAGGCAGTGGCCCTGTGGAACCGATCCCTCGACTTCATGGACGGAGTGGTCTCCGACCGGAGCCGGAAGGAGATCCGGTCCATCCGGTCCACGGCCGCCGGGTACGGAAAGCGCGGGATCCCCGGAGCGCGAGCCCTGGATCAGCGCGCCAACGAGCTGCTGCGGGCCCAGGCATGA
- a CDS encoding NAD-dependent epimerase/dehydratase family protein has protein sequence MHHRSDLGALAGATVLVTGGAGLIGSRITARLQALGARAVTLCTMSAYPEHVYADLFDVRAGDPDVVLGNVRDTALVRKLVAESDYVIHAAALADVAACTRDPLAAIDTNVSGTQTILDAVAATDRVRRMVFVSSASVYGDGDPEETDSPDLLTMRQLLEAVHGRIQPQFHEFTRMRPKSVYGNTKAWGEEQTALVLGQVGTSYAIVRYFSVYGEPQTVKPDSHSWVVAWFAVRAHLGLPLHLNGGGRQVRDMVHVDDIAEGTLRALTSPRAHTETVNIGTGVPTSVRAVAQLVQAHYPDTACLETPLPAGDPLGGYAAIRRMESILAWKPKVTITEGVARYVKWLQDTPAAVPDWLRQEPAAARTWPGE, from the coding sequence GTGCACCACCGCTCAGACCTCGGTGCCCTGGCCGGCGCCACCGTCCTGGTGACCGGCGGCGCCGGACTCATCGGCTCCCGCATCACCGCCCGGCTACAGGCCCTCGGCGCCCGCGCAGTCACCCTGTGCACCATGAGCGCGTACCCGGAGCACGTGTACGCCGACCTGTTCGACGTCCGCGCCGGGGACCCCGACGTGGTCCTGGGGAACGTCCGGGACACCGCCTTGGTGCGCAAGCTGGTCGCGGAATCGGACTACGTGATTCACGCCGCCGCCCTCGCGGACGTCGCCGCCTGCACCCGGGACCCGCTGGCCGCCATCGACACCAACGTGTCCGGCACCCAGACCATCCTGGACGCCGTCGCCGCGACCGACCGCGTCCGCCGCATGGTCTTCGTCTCCTCCGCCAGTGTCTACGGCGACGGCGACCCCGAGGAGACCGACAGCCCCGACCTCCTGACCATGCGCCAGCTCCTCGAAGCAGTCCACGGACGCATCCAGCCCCAATTCCACGAGTTCACCCGCATGCGCCCCAAGTCCGTGTACGGCAACACGAAGGCGTGGGGCGAGGAACAGACCGCGCTCGTCCTCGGCCAGGTCGGCACGTCGTACGCGATCGTCCGGTACTTCTCCGTCTACGGCGAACCGCAGACCGTCAAACCCGACTCCCATTCGTGGGTCGTGGCCTGGTTCGCGGTACGGGCCCACCTCGGCCTCCCGCTCCACCTGAACGGCGGCGGCCGCCAGGTACGGGACATGGTCCACGTCGACGACATAGCCGAGGGCACCCTACGGGCCCTGACCAGCCCCCGCGCACACACCGAAACCGTGAACATCGGCACCGGTGTCCCCACCAGCGTGAGGGCGGTCGCCCAGCTGGTCCAGGCCCACTACCCGGACACGGCCTGCCTGGAGACGCCTCTCCCGGCGGGTGACCCCCTCGGCGGGTACGCGGCCATTCGCCGGATGGAGAGCATCCTGGCCTGGAAGCCGAAGGTCACCATCACCGAGGGGGTGGCCCGCTACGTGAAGTGGCTCCAGGACACCCCGGCCGCCGTCCCGGACTGGCTCCGCCAGGAGCCCGCCGCAGCCCGTACATGGCCGGGCGAATGA
- a CDS encoding transferase: MERITLGNYVTGPTEGAIATTPYGGLETFELAEFLAQWTGLQREALVRLGEERRIHPSAFIHPTAIIGDDVIIGPDVKVHEFSTVRKGSILCAGARVGFNCEVTATFVGESAVLGHRIGVNRTILGARTHLSANVTVAAINMTTDMRTPDREVIMRTASGLYRSGTTRFGALIGDDTQTGTNIGIGPGVAIGRRCQITSGVTLAIRTVPNDCTVTAPHSAEATVRRRRRTFAR, encoded by the coding sequence ATGGAACGGATCACCCTCGGCAACTACGTCACCGGCCCCACCGAGGGGGCCATCGCCACGACGCCGTACGGCGGTCTGGAGACGTTCGAACTCGCCGAATTCCTGGCCCAGTGGACCGGCCTCCAGCGCGAAGCCCTCGTGAGGCTCGGGGAGGAACGGCGCATCCACCCCTCCGCGTTCATCCACCCCACGGCGATCATCGGGGACGACGTGATCATCGGACCGGACGTCAAGGTCCACGAATTCAGCACCGTACGCAAGGGCAGCATCCTGTGCGCTGGTGCCCGGGTCGGATTCAACTGCGAGGTCACCGCCACGTTCGTCGGGGAAAGCGCCGTCCTCGGCCACCGGATCGGCGTCAACCGCACGATCCTCGGGGCCCGGACCCACCTGTCCGCGAACGTCACCGTGGCCGCGATCAACATGACCACGGACATGCGCACGCCTGACCGGGAGGTGATCATGCGGACCGCCAGTGGCCTGTACCGGTCGGGCACGACCCGGTTCGGAGCCCTCATCGGCGACGACACCCAGACCGGCACCAACATCGGCATCGGCCCCGGCGTCGCGATCGGCCGCCGCTGCCAGATCACGAGCGGCGTGACCTTGGCCATCCGGACCGTACCGAACGACTGCACCGTCACGGCCCCGCACAGCGCAGAAGCCACCGTCCGCCGTCGCAGGCGCACCTTCGCACGCTGA
- a CDS encoding alpha/beta hydrolase — protein sequence MSARTVHTLTGSGIPLSAHFTLPAEGAAPRATILAIHGRGMRAGYWDAFTPLATRLGHAVLAVDRPGYGDSAAYLPEGQNLADQAETLRAALKEHARTHDLGAGVFLLGHSDGGKVALHTAAGGTDAPPLLGLDASGVGYHYNPEALHFPSTLGGGATKLNWGPLGLYPRGTFQASRALLAPTPPRESAETMWWPRQFETLAPEIRIPVRLTFAQHEAWWDLSETALQAMTTRLTASPSVTVDHLSSSGHNISLGHTATAYHLRALAFLEECLLRR from the coding sequence ATGAGCGCGCGTACGGTCCACACTCTCACCGGGTCGGGGATCCCGCTCTCCGCCCACTTCACCCTCCCGGCGGAGGGCGCGGCGCCCCGCGCCACGATCCTGGCCATCCACGGCCGGGGCATGCGGGCCGGGTACTGGGACGCCTTCACCCCGCTGGCCACCCGCCTCGGCCACGCCGTCCTGGCCGTGGACCGCCCCGGCTACGGCGACTCGGCGGCGTACCTGCCCGAGGGCCAGAACCTCGCCGACCAGGCCGAGACCCTCCGGGCCGCCCTGAAGGAACACGCCCGTACGCACGACCTCGGCGCCGGGGTCTTCCTGCTCGGCCACTCCGACGGCGGCAAGGTCGCCCTCCACACGGCCGCCGGGGGAACGGACGCCCCGCCCCTGCTGGGCCTGGACGCCTCCGGCGTCGGCTACCACTACAACCCCGAGGCCCTGCACTTCCCCTCCACCCTCGGCGGCGGCGCCACCAAGCTCAACTGGGGCCCCCTCGGCCTCTACCCCCGCGGCACCTTCCAGGCCAGCCGCGCCCTGCTCGCCCCGACCCCGCCGCGCGAGTCGGCGGAAACGATGTGGTGGCCGCGCCAGTTCGAAACCCTGGCCCCCGAGATCCGCATCCCGGTCCGCCTCACCTTCGCGCAGCACGAGGCCTGGTGGGACCTCTCCGAGACCGCCCTCCAGGCGATGACCACCCGCCTGACCGCATCCCCCTCGGTCACCGTCGACCACCTCTCTTCCTCAGGCCACAACATCAGCCTGGGCCACACGGCCACCGCCTACCACCTCCGCGCCCTGGCCTTCCTGGAGGAATGCCTCCTGCGGCGCTGA
- a CDS encoding indole-3-glycerol-phosphate synthase: MTKQNRTGFPFLEALLASPTPVVMEVKRRDAHGYDLLGGRTPAAIVGAYETAGAPCISVVTGRWFGGSPALLRDVAAMTDLPLLQKDFITRKDQIRAAKELGASAVLLTAALLPESSMRTLVTECLLAGLTPFVEITSEAELEGVHHPEECVIAVNNKDIKTRERDAGDLHRSLDLLPAVRATGTPAPVSASGINGPATAANLLDAGFAGLLVGTSLLRTRSPIAWMDAVAGARRDLAIR; encoded by the coding sequence ATGACGAAGCAGAACCGGACCGGCTTCCCTTTTCTAGAGGCCCTCCTGGCCTCCCCGACCCCGGTGGTGATGGAGGTCAAGCGGCGCGACGCGCACGGCTACGACCTCCTCGGCGGCCGCACCCCGGCCGCGATCGTCGGCGCGTACGAGACCGCCGGCGCCCCCTGCATCTCGGTGGTCACCGGCCGCTGGTTCGGCGGCTCGCCCGCCCTGCTGCGCGACGTCGCCGCGATGACCGACCTGCCGCTGCTCCAGAAGGACTTCATCACCCGCAAGGACCAGATCCGCGCGGCGAAGGAACTCGGCGCCTCCGCGGTCCTGCTGACGGCCGCCCTGCTGCCCGAGTCGAGCATGCGCACCCTGGTCACCGAGTGCCTGCTGGCCGGGCTCACCCCCTTCGTCGAGATCACCAGCGAGGCCGAACTGGAAGGGGTCCACCACCCCGAGGAATGCGTGATCGCGGTCAACAACAAGGACATCAAGACGCGCGAGCGCGACGCCGGTGACCTGCACCGCAGCCTGGACCTGCTCCCGGCGGTCCGCGCGACCGGCACCCCGGCCCCGGTCAGCGCCAGCGGCATCAACGGCCCCGCGACCGCCGCGAACCTCCTCGACGCGGGCTTCGCCGGCCTCCTCGTCGGCACCTCCCTGCTGCGCACCCGCTCCCCGATCGCCTGGATGGACGCGGTGGCGGGCGCCCGCAGAGACCTGGCGATCCGATGA
- a CDS encoding N-(5'-phosphoribosyl)anthranilate isomerase — protein sequence MSRTLLKVCGATEAEDIGAAAAAGADCVGLWHGVPGGPRELDRDAFAALAAATRSAGLLPVLVTFLADAGELTELARRAGVGWIQLHAYQPPAVVRALRSALPEEVGIVKVLHVTPGGGGCVERPLIGAYERAGTDLFLLDTATADGRIGSTGRTLDPADVLALLPRLTRPFLLAGGLDPANRPAYEEVVRHPGFRGIDVDTAARDRTTGAFGIPQIAALARAWRTPS from the coding sequence TTGTCCCGGACCCTGCTGAAGGTGTGCGGAGCCACGGAGGCGGAGGACATCGGGGCCGCGGCGGCCGCCGGGGCGGACTGCGTCGGGCTCTGGCACGGCGTGCCCGGCGGCCCCCGCGAGCTGGACCGGGACGCCTTCGCCGCCCTCGCGGCGGCGACCCGCTCGGCCGGCCTCCTGCCGGTCCTGGTCACCTTCCTCGCCGACGCCGGGGAACTGACGGAGCTGGCCCGCCGTGCGGGGGTCGGCTGGATCCAGCTCCACGCCTACCAACCACCCGCGGTCGTACGGGCGTTGCGGTCCGCCCTCCCCGAGGAGGTCGGGATCGTCAAGGTGCTGCACGTGACCCCGGGCGGGGGCGGCTGCGTCGAACGCCCGCTCATCGGCGCCTACGAACGCGCCGGCACCGACCTCTTCCTCCTCGACACCGCCACCGCGGACGGCCGGATCGGCTCCACCGGCCGCACCCTCGACCCGGCCGACGTGCTGGCCCTGCTGCCCCGCCTCACCCGGCCGTTCCTGCTGGCCGGAGGCCTGGACCCGGCCAATCGGCCCGCCTACGAGGAGGTCGTGCGCCACCCCGGCTTCCGCGGCATCGACGTGGACACCGCCGCCCGCGACCGGACCACCGGCGCCTTCGGCATCCCGCAGATCGCCGCCCTGGCGAGAGCCTGGCGCACCCCCTCCTGA